A region of Pempheris klunzingeri isolate RE-2024b chromosome 15, fPemKlu1.hap1, whole genome shotgun sequence DNA encodes the following proteins:
- the arhgap21b gene encoding rho GTPase-activating protein 21: MMASRWVHSCEDDERPQARSSFCENDSPEWRSLPDSPSAQYPTEEEPFSWPRPKTVLLRRTSHGFGFTLRHFIVYPPESTMHCFQEEEHGRRGRQRNRLEPMDTIFVKQVKEGGLAHGAGLCTGDRLVKVNGASIIGKAYCEVISLIQDSGEFLELCVMPKDEDILQLAYSQDAYLRGHSSYSGNARHIPEPPPVCYPRVDCKPTGMAQATDSAEQVCRGPTAPADHGYRKEITVPPSPPPPPPQAYPKSQMAVCMRNDGVRTVVVPPDAAPMGRIGPAHRIDYIDPVFVRGRPGSLAQYPHPRKADVYPSGPGIPPYGGQAPHYPANHQNIDWRTYQTYREYIDNKGIHSHGSRTIQERLDNLRAASQTAFGATHHIPRGDWGPKGIRRRSTSHERSYQGPPPHFHIAPRSASQDRLSGAERMSQSRNWPPRSVSQDGLVRKARAHSTDYVDPVELARPNERRGGYGRADQSTRPSRQSTPRHAMLYRPSVGYSGGMRGATSPSLYSKGPDSLQTRSSPMLSDRPSHFGKSTSVEHCLADQRVAVKGNHVAHIVKQGQNRMRAETTHPVEAGRDAALVGGHRSTSCSTIKQMPQRPSILKPPHPDPQSQVNGRSPTETGVVLREKPPSGKNPSPLRHPSYILAVTDEGADSTTDVVACWLPNDARREMHIRRLGEQRHTSCSSNLDESLDSIPFIDEPISPSVDRDAAPIPPSAVISVAPSITTGPSSPGSPCPTIRRQLSHDQESLRSALLESDSASKTERSKSYDEGLDNYQEEGRGRSSSKHMPSLRGLRKALDGHKSSGDSGSRRDSSTDIFADSSKEGLLNFRQLSTDKNKRVGGGMRSWKQMYAVLKGHTLTLYKDRKDALSHASMESDEDPLGISIKACLIDISYSDTRRKNVLRLTTSDCEYLFQAEGRDEMLSWIRVIQENSNPDEENAAVTSQDLISRKIKEYNMMSAPSSRSEPSPKTSRQSLSIKQALLGGKTEGKIHSPHSPKTGEERRALRDDSSPPRDRAAWKIGIAGIMRKPFEKKTPAGVTFGVRLDDCPPAQTNRFVPLIVEVCCKVVEERGLEYTGIYRVPGNNAAISSMQEELNHKGMTDIDIQEDKWRDLNVISSLLKSFFRKLPEPLFTNEKYADFIEANRTEDSVERLKELKRLIHELPVHHFETLKFLCAHLKRVSDNCEKNKMEPRNLAIVFGPTLVRTSEDNMANMVNHMPDQCKIVENLIQQYDWFFTDDCDEDPVTTAEQESTVQSQPVPNIDHLLSNIGRTTASPGEVSDSACSDSSKSKGLWGSGKDQCSKEMLRSSFFASRKRKKPKDKAHPSSSDDDLDAVFPKKELPEESQQQPLWSPGSRTEEEGETDEASEKEKQRNSSEEQLDQTSRKESLSSSVISQPSPSLPPEHISSTLQTGSPYTSPTHSPNLSYRMPMAHQSSLSDPPSNYDDTVSDLGTMNSTSSQASVPRMRRGKMVAVGPEAGPSGLGAEVCSITSDYSTNSSMTFLTGAELSTLSPEVQSVAESRGGDDADDERSELISEGRAMETDSESDLSVFTVGKTDHQELQEAPRPLASHRLIECDTLSRKKAAQQKTNSESSLEGAWSDKDSNRLSRVLGSTKGRSTGSLSSSSRSELDKAEPAWKLKITDRLKVRLRMSVDDMFGVGSQRSSPEGRSKKKNIRRRHTMGGQRDFAELSVLGDWPHHVGIGARSELSAVDQLKPKCSSQDFSIGDWIARERHRTSNPEVSLDLSEQPGGLCRANSQNFGASSSSELPRRPAEVSNGDVHQSKNLSLSATAHPHKLTSSQVVHSRFYQYL; encoded by the exons ATGATGGCATCACGTTGGGTTCATTCTTGTGAGGATGATGAGAGACCGCAAGCGAGATCTTCTTTCTGTGAG AATGATTCTCCAGAGTGGAGAAGCTTGCCTGATTCTCCTTCAGCACAATACCCAACAGAAGAGGAGCCGTTCTCATGGCCCAGACCTAAAACCGTGCTTTTGCGTCGAACCTCCCACGGGTTCGGCTTCACCCTGCGTCACTTCATCGTGTACCCACCGGAGTCGACCATGCACTGCTTCCAG gaaGAAGAGCATGGCCGCAGAG gGAGACAACGGAATAGGTTAGAACCAATGGACACCATTTTCGTGAAGCAAGTCAAGGAAGGTGGTCTCGCTCACGGAGCTGGGCTTTGTACAG GTGATCGACTAGTGAAGGTGAATGGAGCAAGCATCATCGGGAAAGCCTATTGTGAGGTTATATCCTTGATCCAAGACAG tGGCGAGTTTCTTGAACTTTGTGTGATGCCAAAAGATGAGGATATACTGCAACTG GCCTACTCCCAGGATGCCTACCTCCGTGGCCACAGCAGCTACAGTGGAAATGCCCGTCACATTCCTGAACCACCCCCAGTATGTTACCCCAGAGTAGACTGTAAGCCTACGGGCATGGCCCAGGCAACAGACTCGGCAGAACAGGTCTGCCGAGGGCCAACAGCACCAGCTGACCATGGGTACCGCAAGGAAATCACCGTgcccccatctcctcctcctcctcctcctcaagcATATCCAAAAAGCCAGATGGCAGTATGCATGCGTAACGACGGCGTGAGGACTGTGGTGGTTCCTCCTGATGCAGCCCCTATGGGGCGCATAGGTCCAGCACATAGGATAGATTACATAGACCCTGTTTTTGTCAGGGGGAGGCCTGGGTCACTGGCCCAGTATCCTCACCCTCGAAAGGCTGATGTCTATCCCAGTGGCCCAGGAATCCCTCCATATGGAGGTCAGGCACCCCACTACCCAGCCAACCATCAAAACATTGATTGGCGCACTTACCAAACATACAGGGAGTACATTGACAACAAAGGAATCCATTCCCATGGTAGTCGGACTATCCAGGAGAGGCTGGACAATTTGCGAGCTGCCAGTCAGACTGCCTTTGGCGCTACTCATCACATTCCCCGGGGAGACTGGGGCCCTAAGGGGATACGACGGAGGAGTACTTCCCATGAACGATCATACCAAGGACCTCCACCTCACTTTCATATTGCCCCGCGTAGTGCTTCGCAGGACCGCTTGAGTGGAGCAGAAAGAATGAGCCAAAGTAGGAACTGGCCTCCTCGAAGTGTATCCCAAGATGGCCTAGTGCGCAAAGCAAGGGCACACTCCACAGACTACGTTGACCCTGTAGAGCTGGCTCGGCccaatgagaggagaggagggtatGGGAGAGCAGACCAAAGTACGAGGCCCAGCAGACAGTCTACCCCCAGACACGCCATGCTCTACAGGCCTTCTGTTGGATACAGTGGTGGCATGAGGGGGGCAACCAGCCCTTCTCTCTACTCTAAAGGACCAGATTCACTTCAGACCCGTTCCTCACCCATGCTCTCAGACAGACCCTCGCATTTTGGAAAGAGCACAAGTGTTGAACATTGTCTTGCTGACCAAAGAGTTGCAGTCAAAGGAAACCATGTAGCCCACATTGTCAAACAAGGCCAGAACAGGATGAGGGCTGAAACAACGCATCCTGTGGAGGCAGGTAGAGACGCAGCATTGGTAGGAGGACACAGGTCTACTTCATGCTCCACCATAAAACAAATGCCTCAAAGGCCTAGCATCCTCAAACCGCCTCACCCAGACCCCCAGAGTCAGGTCAATGGGCGAAGCCCCACGGAGACTGGGGTCGTTCTAAGGGAGAAGCCCCCCTCTGGAAAGAACCCCAGCCCTCTGCGGCACCCCTCATACATCCTGGCGGTAACTGACGAAGGAGCAGATTCTACAACAGATGTGGTGGCTTGCTGGCTTCCCAACGATGCACGTCGAGAGATGCACATACGCCGCCTTGGGGAACAACGTCACACCTCTTGCTCCAGCAACCTGGATGAGTCTCTGGACTCCATTCCATTCATCG ATGAGCCAATCAGCCCCAGTGTCGACCGTGATGCCGCTCCTATTCCACCCTCCGCTGTGATATCTGTTGCACCATCCATAACTACAGGTCCCTCCAGTCCAGGCTCGCCGTGCCCTACCATTCGTCGTCAGCTGTCACATGATCAAG AGTCCCTGAGAAGTGCTTTATTGGAGTCTGATTCAGCCAGCAAGACAGAGCGGTCCAAATCCTATGATGAGGGTCTGGACAACTACCAGGAAGAGGGCAGAGG GAGATCCTCCAGTAAGCATATGCCCAGTCTCAGGGGCCTGAGAAAG GCTCTGGACGGGCATAAATCTTCTGGGGATTCTGGATCTCGAAGGGATTCTTCTACGGATATCTTTGCCGATTCTTCCAAGGAGGGATTGCTCAATTTTAGGCAACTTAGTACAGATAAAAATAAG cGTGTTGGTGGAGGAATGAGATCATGGAAGCAGATGTATGCCGTTTTAAAAGGTCACACCCTAACCCTCTACAAAGACAGGAAGGATGCTCTGTCTCATGCTTCGATGGAATCTGACGAGGACCCACTGGGAATCAGCATCAAGGCCTGTCTGATTGACATCTCCTACAGCGACACAAGACGCAAGAATGTGCTGAGACTCACCACATCGGACTGCGAATATTTGTTCCAGGCCGAAGGGAGGGACGAAATGCTGTCTTGGATCCGGGTCATTCAGGAAAACAGTAACCCAGATGAAGAG aatgctgctgtaacaagtcAGGACTTGATCAGTCGAAAAATCAAAGAGTACAACATGATGAG TGCACCCAGCAGCAGGTCTGAACCCTCCCCCAAAACTTCCCGCCAGTCTCTCAGCATCAAGCAAGCTCTCCTGGGGGGCAAAACAGAGGGCAAGATCCACAGCCCTCATTCTCCCAAAACAGGAGAGGAGCGCAGGGCGCTGAGAG ATGACTCCAGTCCACCACGGGACAGAGCCGCTTGGAAAATTGGCATTGCAGGGATCATGAGGAAGCCGTTTGAAAAAAAGACTCCAGCAGGCGTCACGTTCGGAGTGCGGcttgatgactgtccacctgcCCAGACCAACAGG TTTGTTCCTCTGATCGTTGAGGTGTGCTGtaaagtggtggaggagagaggtcTGGAGTACACAGGAATCTACAGGGTCCCTGGCAACAACGCTGCCATCTCCAGCATGCAGGAGGAGCTCAACCACAAAGGCATGACTGACATCGACATCCAGGAAGAC AAATGGCGGGATCTCAATGTCATCAGCAGTTTACTAAAGTCCTTTTTCCGAAAACTTCCAGAACCTCTGTTCACAAATG AAAAGTATGCTGATTTTATTGAAGCCAACAGAACAGAAGACTCAGTGGAGAGATTAAAGGAGCTGAAGAGGCTG ATCCATGAATTACCTGTTCATCACTTTGAAACTCTGAAATTCCTTTGTGCTCACCTCAAGAGGGTTTCTGACAACTGTGAGAAGAACAAG ATGGAGCCTCGAAACCTGGCAATTGTGTTTGGCCCAACGTTGGTCAGAACTTCTGAGGACAACATGGCCAACATGGTCAATCACATGCCGGACCAGTGCAAGATAGTTGAGAACCTCATCCAGCAATACGACTGGTTCTTCACTGATGACTGTGATGAGGACCCTGTT ACCACAGCTGAGCAGGAAAGCACAGTGCAGTCTCAGCCTGTGCCCAATATCGACCACCTGCTGTCCAATATTGGACGGACTACAGCTTCACCTGGCGAAGTCTCAG ATTCAGCATGTAGTGACTCCTCCAAATCAAAG GGCTTGTGGGGGTCAGGGAAGGATCAGTGTAGCAAAGAGATGCTGCGCTCCTCCTTCTTCGCCAGCCGCAAGCGTAAGAAGCCCAAGGACAAAGCTCATCCCAGCAGTTCAGACGACGACCTGGACGCTGTGTTCCCCAAGAAGGAGCTCCCAGAGGAgagccagcagcagcctctgtggTCCCCAGGCAGCCGGAccgaggaggagggggagacggATGAAGCcagtgagaaagagaagcagaggaacAGCTCAGAGGAGCAGCTTGACCAAACCAGCAGGAAAGAGTCTCTCTCCAGCAGCGTGATATCGCAGCCCTCTCCCTCGCTGCCTCCAGAACACATTTCCTCCACCCTTCAAACCGGCTCCCCTTACACCTCACCCACCCATTCCCCAAATCTTAGCTATCGCATGCCAATGGCTCACCAGTCCTCTCTGTCAGACCCACCTTCCAACTACGACGACACAGTGTCCGACCTCGGTACGATGAACAGCACCAGCTCTCAGGCGTCGGTGCCCAGAATGAGGCGAGGCAAGATGGTGGCTGTGGGTCCAGAAGCAGGCCCCAGCGGGCTGGGAGCAGAGGTCTGTTCCATCACCTCCGACTACTCCACCAACTCCTCCATGACGTTCCTGACAGGAGCTGAGCTCAGCACGCTCAGTCCTGAAGTGCAGTCCGTGGCAGAAAGCAGGGGTGGAGACGACGCAGACGACGAGAGAAGTGAGCTCATCAGCGAGGGAAGGGCAATGGAGACGGACAGTGAGAGCGACCTTTCCGTGTTTACTGTCGGAAAAACGGATCACCAAGAGCTGCAGGAAGCTCCGCGGCCTCTCGCCTCCCACAGGCTCATCGAGTGTGATACACTCTCCAGAAAGAAAGCTGCACAGCAGAAAACCAACAGTGAGTCCTCACTGGAGGGAGCCTGGAGCGATAAAGATTCCAACAGACTGTCACGTGTGTTGGGGTCAACCAAAGGCCGCTCTACGGGCAGCCTTAGCTCCTCATCACGTAGCGAGTTGGATAAGGCAGAGCCCGCATGGAAGCTCAAGATCACCGACAGACTGAAAGTGCGCCTGCGAATGTCTGTGGATGACATGTTTGGTGTGGGAAGCCAGAGGAGCTCCCCAGAGGGCCGcagcaagaagaagaacatCAGACGCAGACACACCATGGGCGGTCAGAGGGACTTTGCAGAGCTGTCCGTTTTGGGAGACTGGCCGCATCATGTTGGCATCGGCGCTCGGTCTGAGCTGTCCGCTGTGGACCAGCTGAAGCCCAAGTGCAGCTCTCAGGACTTCTCCATTGGGGACTGGATCGCCCGCGAGCGCCATCGCACCAGCAATCCCGAGGTCAGCCTGGACCTCTCTGAACAGCCGGGGGGGCTGTGCCGTGCAAACTCCCAGAACTTCGGAGCCTCGTCCTCTTCTGAGCTCCCACGTCGTCCAGCTGAGGTGTCGAACGGGGACGTCCACCAGAGTAAAAATCTGAGCCTTTCGGCCACCGCTCATCCGCATAAACTCACTAGTTCCCAGGTGGTCCACTCACGCTTCTACCAGTACCTGTGA